From a region of the Labrus mixtus chromosome 5, fLabMix1.1, whole genome shotgun sequence genome:
- the kank1a gene encoding KN motif and ankyrin repeat domain-containing protein 1a isoform X2 yields the protein MEEDTWEMFEKGQKCPSTGDEKDAVAPYYVETPYGYQLDLDFLKYVDDIERGNTIKKLSIQRKPKLAKHLSVPRGSTGGGTTQAEWTSTDSLSSSNSDGKQSPVFFSSRSHASAPLTPTLPRAASEPPLQQSYLSITEQKQLLPPPSPRFTPRHNPQVERTLMETRLRLEQERLLMQQHSEPPMPRRRLASFGGMGSSSSLSSYSGSMAPSQISPSTHHPLPINGHPNGEYNPYYPPSMGSSIRHSPMSSGMATPVTNVSPLHLQQIREQMVVALKKLKELEGQVKTIPILQVKIAVLQEEKRQLAAQSKNQGPGAFRKRSFSVGSADQMENQAHIQKETELHIMEPEAQEQSTQRLEEFRRLAAEVQALEKTTLDNNVNEIQPHKITQNQAHQKSIGIVTDENMNNLPIAQRKLTNERLFQDAGVATDQQEVRNASVGVTEAMLGMTTEAEKEIELQQQTIEALKEKIYRLEVQLKESTHQIEMGKLKLELQAAGGSNKKKADKGVMARPETYNACVEAKIVTRSQGVGDHLEFNTAKTPQSHTIGVSCQPCVQSVSSGPDIPMDRWVVNERVEVRDQCVGRQLEMCHKQVGTEMNVCEVGINTEESVDSLALCKPMTELSKESRTIGCGDCSVDVVVSPIKTLVTQGTDPDVVRKVDACVMVAPESATQQTNTETEVACKSTNTKTVVLTDSFTDMSLVTCDKQTNTAVNETRTVAAGEGLVKDVHPTAKTRSVAVGTSTDAESFLGISSSTKTKECGVGPVSIQENFLVGLKTRNIACGPSQAAESVMSCSKKTVETTTKTETAQTQVQDQGEAGLDHYIERVQKLLQEQQMLLAENYSELAEAFGQPQTQFGSINSQLVSTLSSINSVMKYGSVEDILKLQSDAVNSNKESTQQLCVQSLSAQMDRSQMEKISLGLTSSEIPANTPAQQQISAAEQKSRMDLQMSTALHGQPCSQSTLKSIMKKKDGRADSNGTKKNLQFVGVNGGYETTSSDDSSSEDSSSSGSEEEEEDEEKEEYRGKEGYKNVGGGSSGEEFLPEGEEDVDKKDEEESSEKQEKRERYELSEKMLAACNVLKNHLSDPKAVSSKDVRACLNTVQHEWFRVSSQKAASAGMVEDYLGGFGAISPAVLRHIVNMADGNGNTALHYSVSHSNFKVVKKLLDADVCNVNQQNKAGYTPIMLAALAAVETPKDMHIVEELFSKGNVNARASQAGQTGLMLAVSHGRMDMVRALLAHNADVNVQDDEGSTALMCASEHGHVEIVKLLLAQPVCDATLSDSDESNALSIALEAGHKDIAVLLYAHVNFSKAQSPGTPRLGRKTSPSPTRRSMFD from the exons aaaaaggacaaaaatgcCCCAGCACAGGAGACGAGAAGGATGCTGTGGCCCCCTACTATGTTGAAACTCCCTATGGCTATCAGCTAGACCTGGACTTCCTCAAATATGTTGATGACATTGAGAGGGGCAACACCATCAAGAAGCTGAGTATTCAGAGGAAGCCCAAACTGGCCAAACACTTGTCGGTGCCTCGGGGTAGCACTGGCGGGGGCACTACTCAGGCTGAATGGACCTCCACAgactccttgtcctcctccaaCAGCGACGGGAAGCAGTCcccagtcttcttcagctccagGTCCCATGCGTCCGCACCACTGACCCCCACCCTCCCCAGGGCAGCCTCTGAGCCCCCCCTGCAGCAATCCTACCTGAGCATAACAGAGCAAAAACAGCTCTTGCCACCTCCTTCGCCAAGGTTCACCCCTCGTCACAACCCACAAGTGGAGAGGACCCTCATGGAGACACGTCTTAGACTTGAACAGGAGCGTCTGCTCATGCAGCAGCACAGCGAGCCTCCGATGCCTCGCCGCCGCCTCGCCAGCTTTGGAGGCATGGGCTCCAGCAGCTCACTCTCGTCTTACTCGGGCTCCATGGCCCCAAGCCAGATCTCCCCCAGCACCCATCATCCTCTTCCCATCAACGGCCACCCAAATGGAGAGTATAACCCTTACTACCCGCCATCCATGGGCAGCTCCATCCGCCACAGCCCCATGAGCTCCGGCATGGCCACACCTGTCACAAACGTCAGCCCCTTACACCTTCAACAAATCCGGGAGCAGATGGTTGTGGCCCTTAAGAAGCTGAAAGAGTTAGAGGGGCAGGTGAAAACCATTCCTATCTTGCAAGTAAAGATTGCTGTTCTccaagaagagaaaagacaatTGGCTGCTCAGTCAAAAAATCAAGGTCCTGGTGCCTTCCGCAAACGCTCTTTCAGTGTAGGCAGCGCTGACCAAATGGAGAATCAAGCCCACATCcaaaaagaaacagagctgcACATTATGGAGCCCGAAGCCCAAGAACAGAGCACTCAGCGGCTTGAGGAGTTTAGACGTCTGGCCGCTGAGGTCCAAGCTCTGGAGAAGACCACGCTGGACAATAATGTTAACGAAATTCAGCCTCATAAGATCACGCAAAACCAGGCCCATCAAAAATCCATTGGAATTGTCACTGATGAGAACATGAACAACCTTCCTATCGCTCAGAGGAAGTTGACCAATGAACGACTTTTCCAGGACGCAGGAGTTGCAACGGATCAACAGGAAGTGCGCAACGCATCAGTTGGCGTGACCGAGGCCATGCTGGGTATGACGACTGAGGCCGAGAAGGAGATTGAGCTCCAGCAGCAGACCATCGAAGCCCTGAAAGAGAAGATCTATCGCTTGGAGGTGCAGCTCAAAGAAAGCACTCACCAAATTGAGATGGGGAAGCTGAAGCTTGAGCTCCAAGCTGCTGGTGGatcaaacaagaaaaaggcAGACAAAGGTGTGATGGCCAGGCCGGAGACGTACAACGCCTGCGTGGAGGCCAAAATCGTGACGCGCAGCCAGGGAGTGGGAGACCATCTGGAATTTAACACGGCTAAAACCCCTCAAAGCCACACCATAGGAGTGTCCTGTCAACcctgtgtgcagagtgtgtccTCAGGCCCGGATATCCCGATGGACCGGTGGGTGGTGAATGAGCGCGTGGAGGTACGTGATCAGTGTGTAGGTCGACAATTGGAGATGTGCCACAAGCAAGTAGGCACAGAGATGAATGTTTGCGAGGTTGGAATTAACACAGAGGAATCAGTTGACAGCTTGGCTCTCTGCAAACCCATGACGGAGCTGAGTAAAGAGTCGAGAACAATCGGCTGTGGAGATTGTTCTGTGGACGTAGTAGTGAGTCCTATAAAGACACTAGTGACGCAAGGAACTGATCCAGATGTTGTCCGTAAAGTGGACGCTTGTGTCATGGTTGCTCCTGAGTCAGCGACTCAACAGACAAATACTGAGACTGAAGTAGCGTGCAAATCAACCAATACAAAGACAGTTGTCCTGACTGACTCTTTCACAGATATGTCATTGGTCACTTGTGACAAGCAAACCAACACGGCTGTGAATGAAACCAGGACAGTTGCTGCAGGAGAAGGACTTGTCAAAGACGTTCACCCAACAGCAAAGACTCGTTCGGTTGCTGTTGGAACCTCCACTGATGCGGAGTCGTTCCTTGGCATATCAAGCTCTACTAAAACCAAAGAATGTGGGGTGGGGCCAGTTAGCATCCAAGAGAACTTCTTGGTTGGATTAAAAACCAGGAACATAGCATGCGGCCCCTCCCAGGCCGCTGAATCTGTCATGAGCTGCAGCAAAAAGACAGTGGAGACCACAACCAAGACAGAGACCGCACAAACGCAAGTTCAGGACCAGGGGGAAGCCGGACTTGACCATTACATTGAAAGGGTTcagaagctgctgcaggagcaacAAATGCTGTTGGCAGAGAACTACAGCGAGCTCGCTGAGGCCTTTGGCCAACCTCAGACCCAGTTTGGTTCCATCAACAGTCAGCTGGTCAGCACGCTTTCGTCTATCAACTCTGTCATGAAGTACGGGAGTGTGGAGGACATCCTGAAGCTGCAGTCAGATGCTGTGAACTCAAACAAAG AGAGCACTCAGCAGCTCTGCGTCCAGTCACTGTCTGCTCAGATGGATCGCTCACAGATGGAGAAGATTTCATTGGGCCTGACATCCTCAGAAATACCTGCCAACACACCTGCACAGCAGCAGATCAGTGCCGCGGAGCAGAAGAGCCGAATGGACCTGCAGATGTCTACAGCCCTACACG GGCAGCCGTGCAGCCAGAGCACCCTGAAATCCATCATGAAGAAGAAAGATGGCCGAGCGGACTCCAACGGCACCAAGAAGAACCTGCAGTTTGTCGGCGTGAATGGAGG GTATGAGACAACATCGAGCGACGACTCCAGCTCAGAGGACAGCAGCTCCTCTGGgtcagaagaagaggaagaggatgaggagaaggaggagtacagaggaaaggagggatATAAGAATGTGGGTGGAGGGAGCAGCGGGGAGGAGTTCCTGCCTGAAGGAGAAGAGGACGTGGATAAAAAGGACGAGGAGGAAAGTTCAGAAAagcaggagaagagagagag GTATGAACTGAGTGAGAAGATGTTGGCTGCCTGCAATGTTCTCAAGAATCACCTCAGTGACCCCAAAGCTGTGAGCAGTAAAGATGTG AGAGCCTGCCTGAACACGGTGCAGCACGAGTGGTTCCGTGTGTCCAgtcagaaagcagcatcagcaggCATGGTGGAAGACTACCTGGGAGGATTCGGGGCCATTTCACCCGCTGTGCTGCGCCACATCGTCAACATGGCCGATGGAAACGGGAACACGGCGCTGCACTACAGCGTGTCGCACTCCAACTTCAAGGTGGTGAAGAAGCTGCTGGATGCAG aTGTGTGTAATGTGAACCAGCAGAACAAGGCAGGATACACACCCATCATGCTGGCAGCGCTGGCCGCAGTGGAGACTCCCAAGGACATGCACATTGTGGAGGAGCTCTTCAGTAAAGGCAACGTGAACGCTCGAGCCAGCCAG GCTGGTCAGACGGGGCTGATGCTGGCGGTCAGTCACGGCAGGATGGACATGGTTCGGGCTCTGCTTGCTCACAATGCCGACGTCAACGTCCAGGATGACGAGGGCTCCACGGCGCTTATGTGTGCCAGTGAACACGGACACGTGGAGATCGTCAAACTGCTGCTGGCTCAGCCGGTCTGCGACGCCACGCTGAGTGACAGC GATGAAAGTAACGCTCTGTCCATCGCTCTGGAAGCAGGACACAAGGACATTGCAGTGTTGCTTTATGCACACGTCAACTTCTCCAAAGCCCAGTCACCG GGGACCCCTCGACTTGGCAGGAAGACGTCACCAAGTCCCACACGGAGGAGTATGTTCGATTAG
- the cfap157 gene encoding cilia- and flagella-associated protein 157 produces MPKKKDKKGADKQDENKKTPKKGTADTPGGKTASDDREKELYLIQIRYLNEQLEGYQLKCDQLETEKQSLSSQYISLEKEKKDSVEYLKRTLREKEEAVDDLTERLVGQQEAADQDRDTLQLQISQLRKELLDQIKELTTDNMTLAGRLDSLTEFQKQKEQLMSTVESMEKQLTSQEEEHKADIHSLEMKVLLEKRRLEKEMEGHVAAIGADVQHRVNQKVPETTRLAIQENMELKAQMGQLSVHTHIVMEENSTLQQRKSTLSMDVENLEQMLKETSRQSCILKRVVQQLTEKCQQQQTELKERSHDLKQLQTEHVGVQAEMQALRQDQRSLTEQCSKNRAELGRLEAEKQEERKKRSRMESIMKEAAIMLREALMEASTELDSGTDSVVQWQQLMQKVLMVLESPKLNNRAAESDQLNELQTSDSAAVRAGILNPARSFQFEFARYRLGDLGIVPRPSPKHKHLISSSTNKALHRKPSSQKTACSISPTDSAVESLPSRKTFTKLK; encoded by the exons ATGCCcaagaagaaagacaagaaaggCGCCGacaaacaagatgaaaacaagaaaacaccaaaAAAGGGGACTGCCGATACTCCTGGAGGCAAAACTGCCTCTGACGACAGAGAAAAGGAATTATATTTGATTCAAATACGGTATTTGAACGAGCAATTGGAGGG ATATCAGCTGAAATGTGATCAACTGGAGACAGAAAAGCAGAGCTTGAGCTCTCAGTACATCTcactggagaaggagaagaaagacagTGTTGAGTATTTGAAACGCACTCTGCGGGAGAAGGAGGAAGCGGTGGACGATCTGACAGAGCGCCTGGTGGGCCAGCAAGAGGCTGCAGATCAGGACAGAGACACCCTGCAGCTGCAGATCAGCCAGCTGAGGAAAGAGCTCCTAGACCAGATCAAAGAACTCACTACTGACAACATGACACTTG CTGGCAGGCTGGATAGTCTGACTGAGTTTCAGAAGCAGAAGGAGCAGCTGATGTCCACTGTGGAGTCTATGGAGAAGCAGCTTACGAGCCAGGAGGAGGAACACAAAGCTGACATCCACAGCCTGGAGATGAAAGTGCTGCTAGAGAAGAGGAG GTTAGAGAAGGAGATGGAGGGCCACGTTGCAGCCATAGGGGCAGATGTGCAGCACAGAGTGAACCAGAAGGTCCCAGAGACGACCAGGTTGGCCATTCAGGAGAATATGGAGCTGAAGGCCCAGATGGGTCAGCtgtctgtgcacacacatattGTGATGGAGGAGAACTCTACTCTGCAGCAACGAAAGAGTACGCTAAGTATGGATGTGGAGAATCTGGAGCAAATGCTCAAGGAGACATCCCGCCAGAGCTGCATCCTCAAGAGG GTGGTGCAGCAGCTCACAGAAAAGTGTCAGCAGCAGCAAACCGAGCTGAAAGAGCGCAGTCATGACCTCAAGCAGCTTCAGACTGAACACGTGGGAGTCCAGGCTGAGATGCAGGCACTCAG ACAGGACCAGAGGTCACTGACGGAGCAGTGCAGTAAAAACAGAGCTGAGCTGGGTAGGCTGGAAGCTGagaagcaggaagagaggaagaagaggagcaggatgGAGAGCATCATGAAAGAGGCAGCCATCATGCTCAGAGAAGCCTTGAtg GAGGCCTCTACTGAGCTGGACTCTGGGACGGACTCTGTGGTCCAGTGGCAGCAGCTGATGCAGAAGGTGTTGATGGTATTAGAAAGTCCCAAACTCAACAACCGTGCTGCTGAGAGTGACCAACTGAATGAGCTGCAGACATCTGACTCCGCAGCAGTTAG AGCAGGGATCCTGAATCCAGCCAGGAGTTTCCAGTTTGAATTTGCCCGCTACAGGCTGGGTGATCTCGGCATTGTACCCCGTCCCTCACCAAAGCACAAACACTTGATCTCCAGCAGCACCAACAAGGCTCTGCACAG gAAGCCCTCCAGTCAGAAAACAGCCTGCTCTATTAGCCCGACTGATTCAGCTGTCGAATCGCTTCCCTCCAGAAAAACATTCACTAAACTCAAATAG
- the kank1a gene encoding KN motif and ankyrin repeat domain-containing protein 1a isoform X1, which produces MAQTIHMNGNGPEKGQKCPSTGDEKDAVAPYYVETPYGYQLDLDFLKYVDDIERGNTIKKLSIQRKPKLAKHLSVPRGSTGGGTTQAEWTSTDSLSSSNSDGKQSPVFFSSRSHASAPLTPTLPRAASEPPLQQSYLSITEQKQLLPPPSPRFTPRHNPQVERTLMETRLRLEQERLLMQQHSEPPMPRRRLASFGGMGSSSSLSSYSGSMAPSQISPSTHHPLPINGHPNGEYNPYYPPSMGSSIRHSPMSSGMATPVTNVSPLHLQQIREQMVVALKKLKELEGQVKTIPILQVKIAVLQEEKRQLAAQSKNQGPGAFRKRSFSVGSADQMENQAHIQKETELHIMEPEAQEQSTQRLEEFRRLAAEVQALEKTTLDNNVNEIQPHKITQNQAHQKSIGIVTDENMNNLPIAQRKLTNERLFQDAGVATDQQEVRNASVGVTEAMLGMTTEAEKEIELQQQTIEALKEKIYRLEVQLKESTHQIEMGKLKLELQAAGGSNKKKADKGVMARPETYNACVEAKIVTRSQGVGDHLEFNTAKTPQSHTIGVSCQPCVQSVSSGPDIPMDRWVVNERVEVRDQCVGRQLEMCHKQVGTEMNVCEVGINTEESVDSLALCKPMTELSKESRTIGCGDCSVDVVVSPIKTLVTQGTDPDVVRKVDACVMVAPESATQQTNTETEVACKSTNTKTVVLTDSFTDMSLVTCDKQTNTAVNETRTVAAGEGLVKDVHPTAKTRSVAVGTSTDAESFLGISSSTKTKECGVGPVSIQENFLVGLKTRNIACGPSQAAESVMSCSKKTVETTTKTETAQTQVQDQGEAGLDHYIERVQKLLQEQQMLLAENYSELAEAFGQPQTQFGSINSQLVSTLSSINSVMKYGSVEDILKLQSDAVNSNKESTQQLCVQSLSAQMDRSQMEKISLGLTSSEIPANTPAQQQISAAEQKSRMDLQMSTALHGQPCSQSTLKSIMKKKDGRADSNGTKKNLQFVGVNGGYETTSSDDSSSEDSSSSGSEEEEEDEEKEEYRGKEGYKNVGGGSSGEEFLPEGEEDVDKKDEEESSEKQEKRERYELSEKMLAACNVLKNHLSDPKAVSSKDVRACLNTVQHEWFRVSSQKAASAGMVEDYLGGFGAISPAVLRHIVNMADGNGNTALHYSVSHSNFKVVKKLLDADVCNVNQQNKAGYTPIMLAALAAVETPKDMHIVEELFSKGNVNARASQAGQTGLMLAVSHGRMDMVRALLAHNADVNVQDDEGSTALMCASEHGHVEIVKLLLAQPVCDATLSDSDESNALSIALEAGHKDIAVLLYAHVNFSKAQSPGTPRLGRKTSPSPTRRSMFD; this is translated from the exons aaaaaggacaaaaatgcCCCAGCACAGGAGACGAGAAGGATGCTGTGGCCCCCTACTATGTTGAAACTCCCTATGGCTATCAGCTAGACCTGGACTTCCTCAAATATGTTGATGACATTGAGAGGGGCAACACCATCAAGAAGCTGAGTATTCAGAGGAAGCCCAAACTGGCCAAACACTTGTCGGTGCCTCGGGGTAGCACTGGCGGGGGCACTACTCAGGCTGAATGGACCTCCACAgactccttgtcctcctccaaCAGCGACGGGAAGCAGTCcccagtcttcttcagctccagGTCCCATGCGTCCGCACCACTGACCCCCACCCTCCCCAGGGCAGCCTCTGAGCCCCCCCTGCAGCAATCCTACCTGAGCATAACAGAGCAAAAACAGCTCTTGCCACCTCCTTCGCCAAGGTTCACCCCTCGTCACAACCCACAAGTGGAGAGGACCCTCATGGAGACACGTCTTAGACTTGAACAGGAGCGTCTGCTCATGCAGCAGCACAGCGAGCCTCCGATGCCTCGCCGCCGCCTCGCCAGCTTTGGAGGCATGGGCTCCAGCAGCTCACTCTCGTCTTACTCGGGCTCCATGGCCCCAAGCCAGATCTCCCCCAGCACCCATCATCCTCTTCCCATCAACGGCCACCCAAATGGAGAGTATAACCCTTACTACCCGCCATCCATGGGCAGCTCCATCCGCCACAGCCCCATGAGCTCCGGCATGGCCACACCTGTCACAAACGTCAGCCCCTTACACCTTCAACAAATCCGGGAGCAGATGGTTGTGGCCCTTAAGAAGCTGAAAGAGTTAGAGGGGCAGGTGAAAACCATTCCTATCTTGCAAGTAAAGATTGCTGTTCTccaagaagagaaaagacaatTGGCTGCTCAGTCAAAAAATCAAGGTCCTGGTGCCTTCCGCAAACGCTCTTTCAGTGTAGGCAGCGCTGACCAAATGGAGAATCAAGCCCACATCcaaaaagaaacagagctgcACATTATGGAGCCCGAAGCCCAAGAACAGAGCACTCAGCGGCTTGAGGAGTTTAGACGTCTGGCCGCTGAGGTCCAAGCTCTGGAGAAGACCACGCTGGACAATAATGTTAACGAAATTCAGCCTCATAAGATCACGCAAAACCAGGCCCATCAAAAATCCATTGGAATTGTCACTGATGAGAACATGAACAACCTTCCTATCGCTCAGAGGAAGTTGACCAATGAACGACTTTTCCAGGACGCAGGAGTTGCAACGGATCAACAGGAAGTGCGCAACGCATCAGTTGGCGTGACCGAGGCCATGCTGGGTATGACGACTGAGGCCGAGAAGGAGATTGAGCTCCAGCAGCAGACCATCGAAGCCCTGAAAGAGAAGATCTATCGCTTGGAGGTGCAGCTCAAAGAAAGCACTCACCAAATTGAGATGGGGAAGCTGAAGCTTGAGCTCCAAGCTGCTGGTGGatcaaacaagaaaaaggcAGACAAAGGTGTGATGGCCAGGCCGGAGACGTACAACGCCTGCGTGGAGGCCAAAATCGTGACGCGCAGCCAGGGAGTGGGAGACCATCTGGAATTTAACACGGCTAAAACCCCTCAAAGCCACACCATAGGAGTGTCCTGTCAACcctgtgtgcagagtgtgtccTCAGGCCCGGATATCCCGATGGACCGGTGGGTGGTGAATGAGCGCGTGGAGGTACGTGATCAGTGTGTAGGTCGACAATTGGAGATGTGCCACAAGCAAGTAGGCACAGAGATGAATGTTTGCGAGGTTGGAATTAACACAGAGGAATCAGTTGACAGCTTGGCTCTCTGCAAACCCATGACGGAGCTGAGTAAAGAGTCGAGAACAATCGGCTGTGGAGATTGTTCTGTGGACGTAGTAGTGAGTCCTATAAAGACACTAGTGACGCAAGGAACTGATCCAGATGTTGTCCGTAAAGTGGACGCTTGTGTCATGGTTGCTCCTGAGTCAGCGACTCAACAGACAAATACTGAGACTGAAGTAGCGTGCAAATCAACCAATACAAAGACAGTTGTCCTGACTGACTCTTTCACAGATATGTCATTGGTCACTTGTGACAAGCAAACCAACACGGCTGTGAATGAAACCAGGACAGTTGCTGCAGGAGAAGGACTTGTCAAAGACGTTCACCCAACAGCAAAGACTCGTTCGGTTGCTGTTGGAACCTCCACTGATGCGGAGTCGTTCCTTGGCATATCAAGCTCTACTAAAACCAAAGAATGTGGGGTGGGGCCAGTTAGCATCCAAGAGAACTTCTTGGTTGGATTAAAAACCAGGAACATAGCATGCGGCCCCTCCCAGGCCGCTGAATCTGTCATGAGCTGCAGCAAAAAGACAGTGGAGACCACAACCAAGACAGAGACCGCACAAACGCAAGTTCAGGACCAGGGGGAAGCCGGACTTGACCATTACATTGAAAGGGTTcagaagctgctgcaggagcaacAAATGCTGTTGGCAGAGAACTACAGCGAGCTCGCTGAGGCCTTTGGCCAACCTCAGACCCAGTTTGGTTCCATCAACAGTCAGCTGGTCAGCACGCTTTCGTCTATCAACTCTGTCATGAAGTACGGGAGTGTGGAGGACATCCTGAAGCTGCAGTCAGATGCTGTGAACTCAAACAAAG AGAGCACTCAGCAGCTCTGCGTCCAGTCACTGTCTGCTCAGATGGATCGCTCACAGATGGAGAAGATTTCATTGGGCCTGACATCCTCAGAAATACCTGCCAACACACCTGCACAGCAGCAGATCAGTGCCGCGGAGCAGAAGAGCCGAATGGACCTGCAGATGTCTACAGCCCTACACG GGCAGCCGTGCAGCCAGAGCACCCTGAAATCCATCATGAAGAAGAAAGATGGCCGAGCGGACTCCAACGGCACCAAGAAGAACCTGCAGTTTGTCGGCGTGAATGGAGG GTATGAGACAACATCGAGCGACGACTCCAGCTCAGAGGACAGCAGCTCCTCTGGgtcagaagaagaggaagaggatgaggagaaggaggagtacagaggaaaggagggatATAAGAATGTGGGTGGAGGGAGCAGCGGGGAGGAGTTCCTGCCTGAAGGAGAAGAGGACGTGGATAAAAAGGACGAGGAGGAAAGTTCAGAAAagcaggagaagagagagag GTATGAACTGAGTGAGAAGATGTTGGCTGCCTGCAATGTTCTCAAGAATCACCTCAGTGACCCCAAAGCTGTGAGCAGTAAAGATGTG AGAGCCTGCCTGAACACGGTGCAGCACGAGTGGTTCCGTGTGTCCAgtcagaaagcagcatcagcaggCATGGTGGAAGACTACCTGGGAGGATTCGGGGCCATTTCACCCGCTGTGCTGCGCCACATCGTCAACATGGCCGATGGAAACGGGAACACGGCGCTGCACTACAGCGTGTCGCACTCCAACTTCAAGGTGGTGAAGAAGCTGCTGGATGCAG aTGTGTGTAATGTGAACCAGCAGAACAAGGCAGGATACACACCCATCATGCTGGCAGCGCTGGCCGCAGTGGAGACTCCCAAGGACATGCACATTGTGGAGGAGCTCTTCAGTAAAGGCAACGTGAACGCTCGAGCCAGCCAG GCTGGTCAGACGGGGCTGATGCTGGCGGTCAGTCACGGCAGGATGGACATGGTTCGGGCTCTGCTTGCTCACAATGCCGACGTCAACGTCCAGGATGACGAGGGCTCCACGGCGCTTATGTGTGCCAGTGAACACGGACACGTGGAGATCGTCAAACTGCTGCTGGCTCAGCCGGTCTGCGACGCCACGCTGAGTGACAGC GATGAAAGTAACGCTCTGTCCATCGCTCTGGAAGCAGGACACAAGGACATTGCAGTGTTGCTTTATGCACACGTCAACTTCTCCAAAGCCCAGTCACCG GGGACCCCTCGACTTGGCAGGAAGACGTCACCAAGTCCCACACGGAGGAGTATGTTCGATTAG